In Salvelinus sp. IW2-2015 linkage group LG8, ASM291031v2, whole genome shotgun sequence, the sequence ATGGAACAGGAAGAAAATCATACATAGCATACATGGTGCTCTGTATCATGTATCTCCTCCTCACCCACTTGATACTTTCTCCTGTTTTCTTAATTTTCTCTYttctctctttcctctcacagTGAAGACAGACCCTTCCCAGAAGCCCGCTGAGGATGGGGTCAGTGGCACGGAGACCACTGCTGGTCTGGGTCCTGACCTCACCACTTCTGTAGAAACCACCTATAGCGAGCAGAGCTCCTCGTCCGCTGGCTCCACCTCTTCCACTGATCAGCCAATCTACTTCCGGTAATTAACTTCATCCTCCCAAAGAGTAAATCTACAGTCTATTTAGAATGTGTGGACATTATTTATACGttgtctttccttctctttcGAAGGGAGTTCCGTTTCACCTCTGAAGTGCCCATCTGGCTGGACTACCAGGGCAAGCATGTGGTCATTGAGCAGGTGAAAGGACAAAGAACATTTTAACTACGAACACAGTGAACTCATCTCTGTGGTTATATTTTGTTATGACACACACGTGACATTTGCTATGTGATTGTTTCCTAGGGGACGTTTGCAGGGATTCTTATTGGTCTGGCCCAGCTGAACTGctctgagctgaagctgaagagaCTCTGCTGCCGACATGGGTACAACAACACGAACTCTGGGGTTTCTCTGTAGTCTGAAGCAAGTGTCTTTTTCATAACGCTTTTCTCTAATATCTCTTCCTTATAGACTTCTAGGCGTAGATAAGGTGATTCAGTACGCTGTCACTGAGTGGCTGACAGACATCAGGAAGAACCAGCTGCCGGGCATTCTGGGAGGTCTAGGTCCCATGCACTCTGTAGTTCAGCTGTGTAAGTACAGGACAGGACGTCACTTGTTTGGTGATCTTTGTTTCTTGGCTTCTTTGCTATTGTCCCTTTAGTAGTTCCTGAGTTATCACCATAGTAATAGAATTGTTCTCTTGCAGTGTGGTTATAGCTAGCATACTCTCACAACCTCATTTAGTGTTGATCTCATTTGTTTTTTGTGTAACTTTCTCTCTCTAGTCCATGGAGTGAGGGACTTGTTCTGGATGCCCATAGAGCAGTACAGGCGGGACGGCCGCATTATCCGGGGTCTCCAGCGGGGGGCCGCGTCCTTCGGCACCTCCACTGCCTCTGCTGCTCTGGAGCTCAGCAACAGACTGGTGCAGGCCATACAGGTACTACTGACCTCTGAACTCTAACCACAGACAGATCAGCTGGCTACAGACTGTCTGTAAGCCATACAGCGGTAGAATACCAATCAAACAAGCATAGACATATAGGTTGAAACAATGCATCCTATGTACCACACCCTATACACTAACCTTAGTCACATGTCATAGATTGCGGCCAAAGGGTTAGCATACCTAAACCATGTAGGAAAGAACTGAATGACTAGTAGCAACCGTATGGGTAGAAGCCACTGGGACCAGTAATACAGGTTCCTCCATTGCTATGATGTGCCTTACTCTCCTGAAGTGTTGTAATATTCCTGCGGTTTCTCCTCTAGGCCACAGCAGAGACGGTGTACGACATCCTGTCCCCAACGCCCCCCCTGAACCGTTACATCACAGAGGGCCGACGGCCCTCCAACAGGTCCCGCCGCGCCCACCAGCCTGCCGACCTCAGAGAGGGCGTAGCTAAGGCCTATGACACCGTCAGAGAAGTACGTGTTCTACTGATCAACAAATCAATCAATAATTGTTCATTTGAGTCAACCACTTTAGAATAATAGCAACAACAAAAGGCTTAGCACTTTCATTTGAACACACAAACTTCTCTTCCTCACCTCTGTCTGTTTCCAAGGGCATGATGGACACAGCTCAGACGCTATGTGACGTGGCGTCTCGCGGGCATGAGCAGAAAGGCCTGCCTGGTGCTGTGGGCGGAGTCCTGCGGCAGATCCCACCCACCGTGGTCCGTCCCCTAATAGTGGCCTCTGAGGCAACGTCCAACCTGCTGGGGGGCATCCGGAACCAGATCAAGCCAGATGCACGGAAGGAGGACTTCTTAAAATGGCGCTCTGAAGAAGGCCAAGAATGATGATTCTGGGGGATTAAAGGTTAAAGAAATGGGGGGGGAAATTGTTATGTGTGTGAACAGATGAAGGGAGTGAATGTGTGAAAACGTgagtttaaattattatttttaaactacTGCAGAGTGATTGACACCCAGTATTTTATGTGGTTCCATATGGATCAAGACAAAACAATTGTATCTCTTTCTTCAATCCAATCAAATAGAGTTCAGTTCACTATCCTTGCAGCAGTACGTACATGATGAGGATACTCTACCTTTATTAGTATGTCAACATATCACTGTCATTCTGGGTTGTCTTCATCTTTAGATGTCAAAGGGCAAACAGGGCTCTAGTCTAGTATAAAGTCTGTAGTAGTGGTAGGTGGGATTAAACATGTTAATCAGTAGCTCTCACAGTCTTCTGTTGATCAGACTATGGGCCGGTTTCCCAGTTTGAGATTACACctattcctggactaaaaagcacttagAATGGCGATCCTTAATTGAGCATGCATTTAAGGAGTAGACTTAATCTGAGTCTGGGAAATCATTCTATTGAGCCCAAATCAGTGTCCACAGGGATTGGATGGTAATATCCGTCTCTCCTGTAGTCATGGAGACTGAAAGACTGATATAGTGGCCTTAGCTGAGATCCTTCCAGATAGCTGTTAATCAAAACCTAAAAACACAATTGTGGGATTGTTCCATYCTAGCCTGCACACATCCCCACCCCAGTGTTGTTTGTGCCATAAGTTTGTTCAATGATGGGTTCCCTGGCMTCTCCTCCTTTGGTTGTGTTTAGTTTTATTGCCTTCCTGAAACCTATACTCATCTCTCTGTATGCTTACTTGTTCATATTTGACCTGTGGAAACAATGACCTGGGCCTGGTTGTGTTAACTAAATGCAGTCATGGGAGAATTTGGACGATGAACTGAATGAACTAGAGAAACGTACTTTCCTCTATGTCAAATGGCTTCGCTTGAGTTTAATGCTTGCCAGCGCTTGGTCATCTGATTTGTACTTACAGTATGTTAACTGTTTATTTTGTCAGATCAAGGAGGTTGCCCTCAGGGCCTTGGACCTTATCACCAGTCTGGTTCCTTCCTCTCAACAGAACAATTGCTTGACTCGTCTCATTAGTTGCCTTCCtccatttttgtattatgttaaacTAGTATCATATTATTTTTGAAAATAAGTGTTGGTGGGATGTGTCTAGAGGGTTAAGattgggggaaaaggggggaTTGTGGTAAAACATTTAACATKATCTTTTGTTCAATGCGtttaaattgtgtgtgtgagtgtaatgcATGTTTGTGGGTTAGTGGTTTCTTGTGAGGGTGACCCGTGGGTTGTATTGGTCACAGGTCTGTAATTACCATTTACCTGTAAGAATGACCTGTATAATACCAAGACAATGAGTACAGAAAAATATAtactaaaaaaataaaacaatataaaaaacgTAACTTCACGGTTTTTGTGATTTTTGGAGGGGACGGTTTACAAAATGTATAAAGGAGTCCTCTGCTTTCCTAAAATAGTTTGTACGGCTAGGAAGCTGTTTTAGGATTATTGCTGTTTGGGGGAAACTATTCACTGTTGCACCATCGACATTTCCGATCCACATGTAAACGCATTGTTTTTAGTTTGCACAGTAGAGAATCATAGATATTGTTGAtcaatacagtatatattgaCAAAGTTACCGGTTCTCTCACTTTCCCCCTCAAAGCAGATTCgtcgaaagcgtttcacagggatgctggaccatgttgactcccaatgattcccacagttgtgtcaaattggttgGATGTTTAaattgtctcaagactttaaAATMattctttaacctgtctcctccccttcatctacaccgattgaagtggatttaacaggtgtcatcaataagggatcatagctttcacctggtcagtttgtcatggaaagagcaagtgctcttttatgcattttttttatCCGGTTTGTTCGGATCCCAGGCGACGGAGGTGAGAGTGAGGTGGAGTTCAATCCCATTTTCGTGAGTCATGATCCCCAAATTGGATTGGAGCGTACTGGTTGAGGCGGCTGATGGGGTGAGTGTCTCCGTATGACTACAACTGTCTGGAATGCCAGAGAGTTtcgattggacaaattcaggtagctCCATAGAGAGACAAGAGGACGCATCTTTGTATCAGTGCCATTTTATAGcttatgtatcaaatcaaatgtcacacgcgccgaatacaacaggcgtagtagaccttacaagcccgtaaccaacaatgcagttttaagaaattaccttaaaaaacataaaaataacaaataattgaagARcagcagtaaataacaatagcgtggctatatacagggggtaccggtgtcgaggtaacatgtacagttgaagtcagaagtttacatacacttaggttgaagtcattaaaaMtcgtttttcaaccactccacaaatttcttgttaacaaactatagttttggcaagtcggttaggacatctactttgtgcatgacacaagtaatttttccaacaattctttacagacagattatttcctttataattcactatatcacaattccagtgggtcagaagttgacatacagtaagttgactgtgcctttaaacagcttggaaaattccagaaaattatgtcaaggctttagaagcttctgataggctaattgacataatttgagtcaattggaggtgtacctgtggatgtatttcaaggcctaccttcaatctcagtgcctctttgcttgacatcatgggaaaatcaaaMGAAATCAGCCAAAagaattgtagacatccacaggtctggttcatcattggaagcaatttccaaacgcctgaaggtaccacattcatctgtacaaacaattgtacgcaagtataaacacaatgggaccacgcagccgtcataccgctcaggaaggacacgcgttctgtctcctagagatgaacgtactttggtgggaaaagtgcaaatcaatcccagaacaacagcaaaggaccttgtggagatgctggaggaaacggRtacaaaagtatctatatccacagtaaaacgagtcctataatcgacataacctgaaaggccgctcagcaaggaagaagccattgctccaaaaccaccataaaaaaaacagactactgtttgcaactgcacatggggacaaagatcgtacttttttgagaaatgtcctctggtctgttgaaacaaaaatataactgtttggccataatgaccatcgttatgtttggaggaaaaagggggaggcttgcaagccgaagaacaccatcccaaccgtgaagcacgggggtggcagcatcatgttgtgggggtgctttgctgcaggagggactggtgcacttcacaaaatagatggcatcatgagaagggaaatgatgtggatatagaagcaacatctcaagacatccgtcaggaagttaaagcttggtcgcaaatgggtcttccaaatggacaaagaccccaagcatacttccaaagttgtggcaaaatggcttaaggacaacaaagtcaaggtattggagtggccatcacaaagctctgacctcaatcccattgaaaatttggGGAcagaaaaggcgtgtgcgagcaaggtggcctacaaacctgactcagttacaccagctctgtcaggaggaatgggccaaaattcacccaacttattgtggaaggctacccgaaacatttgatccaagttaaacaatttaaagtcaatgctaccaaatactaatttagtgtatgtaaacttctgacccactgggaatgtgatgaaataaataaaagctgaaataaataattccctctactattattctgacatttcacgttcttaaaataatgtggtgatcctaactgacctatgtcagggaatttttactaggattaaatgtcaggaattgtgaaactgagtttaaatgtatttggctaaggtgtatgtaaacttccgacttcaactgtacatgtaggtagagttattaaagtgactatgcatagataataacagagtagcagcagtgtagaggggtggtcaatgcaaatagtctgagtagccatttgattagctgttcaggcttgggggtagaagctgtttagaagcctcttggacctagacttggtgctccggtaccgcttgccgtgtggtagcagagagaacagtctatgactagggtggctggagtctttgacaatttttagggccttcctctgaccgatgatgtactgggccgtacgcactaccctctgtagtgccttgcggtcggaggccgagctgttgccataccaggcagtgatgcaacccgtcaggatgctctcgatgctgcagctgtaaaaccttttgaggatctgaggatccatgccaaatcttttcagtctcctgagggggaataggttttgtcgtgccctcttcatgactgtcttgatgtgcttggaccatgttagtttgttggtgatgtggacgccaaggaacttgacgctctcaaactgctccactacagccccgtcgatgagaatgtgggcttgctcggtcctccttttcctgtagtccacaaggGGGCAGTGTTCTGGTCTAGAAGCATGGTTTCCactgctcctacagttttgcttcagtactgcagtttaactgacacGGCCCAGAAAGACCCAGATTTTCATACACTgccacatagagaagtcagatttgAACATTCCAAATAAGACATTGTGCGCAAAACATCCATTGAATAATTCAAATAATTGTCGCTTAGGCTGATTTTTCTCCATCACTTACAGCCgaagatattaacattttatatcCATCgaatgtctgccatgtttttggatgacgtgATGTCATCAGTGCTCGCGATGCTCCCTGTGCACACTGAGTGCTATTGCGTGTGTAATGTTGGTCCGTATAAACCGGGTGCAACCCGGATATAGATGTTCAATGAATTGGCCGTATGCAAACATGAGTAGATCACCTTTTAAACAATGGTCAGACATCTTTGACGCAGACTCCAGTtattattatacctcagtggtgacagcatgggcagcaccattgaggctgTCTCCATTGTAAAGTAGTCAATTTTGTTCTTCACTATTGGCTGATTCCTCCTGATGACCCAGTTGGACATGACTACAACAGGAGGGATTAGCCAATGAaattggaagtcccacccagttgacttcATTAAAATGGTGGATGCCCTCAATTGTtttgtctatgctaatatggccttttggccactagaggcctctatcattctctatggtccCTTCCTGTTTGGTTCCGTTTGCTCTGTTTAAAGTCATTTAAAGCTACTGTATCCAATTTAGGTAGAATAGTTAACTAGTCTTACAGCTATTCTTTGGTCTAACTAATACAGATAGATTTTACCTAAATTCTAAATTCTAAGTCTTGATTCTTGTTCTAGTGATTGTGGTTGTATGGCAATATTACTGTGGTCTTTCTCCAGCTGGGTCTTCTCCATGGCTTACCTGCAGAACTGGTCACAGACTATGAGAAGAATGACGACTTCCTGTGTAAAATACACAGGGTTTTGCTGGAGGTGAGGTTCACCATAAATAACCTGATATTGGTCTTCATTACTTGAGTCATAGTTCTATCAACTCCTATTTTGGTGAATAGGATGCATACTGCTTTTATTACTAGGGGAATATGAGGACATCTAGTGGTCAGGTTAGGTAGAGTCCCAGTCACATTCTCTCTGGC encodes:
- the LOC111967250 gene encoding multifunctional methyltransferase subunit TRM112-like protein yields the protein MIPKLDWSVLVEAADGLGLLHGLPAELVTDYEKNDDFLCKIHRVLLEVKVLEGCLQCPESGREFPISLGVPNMLLNEA